Part of the Niallia alba genome is shown below.
AAAGAAGATACTTCTAACAGTTTGAAAGATGAGTATTTAGTTAAACTAAACGAAATGGATAAAAAAGACAGAGAAGTACCTGCAGACACCTCAAAGGCTAGTACTACAGTAGAGTTGGAAAAAGAGGAAGCAGAAAGATTGGATCGTTGGGACGAAGCATTAAATGAAATATATAGCATCCTAAATGAACAGCTTTCTGCCGAAGAGATGGAGCAATTGCGAGAAGAACAACGGGATTGGATAAAGGAAAGAGATCAAAAAGCTAAAGAGGCTTCCCTCAAATATGAAGGTGGCACAATGGAAGGATTGGAATATGTGGCAACACAAGCGTCTGTTACAAAAGACAGATGCTATGAATTGGTAGCTAAGTATATGTAAGGAAGGAAACAGAGGGAAGCCGTAGAACCCTCCCTCTACGCCCTTTCAAATATTTTTTCAGCACTAAATGCTGTTCATATCCTTCTTCTAAATCTCGTCGAAACGTTTTTACTAATGATTGACTACCAACATGAAAGCCTCAAAAGAAAAATAAAACACCATCTGCTTTTTTACAAAATGGTGTTTTTTTTCACAAATACTTTGATTAATTTTCTTATTACCAACCCAACGATTACTCCTGGTATAACAAAAAGTATTGGTAAAAATATAGGACCTATCAAATGCCCAAATAGCTTAACTTCTGATGAATAGATTAATCCTACCGTTACAAAATAGGCAGCAAACACAAAAGGTAGGAATAAGAAGGAAGAATTTTTTCCTTGATCATCAGCATCTTTAACTGCATCCCACATAGCAAAAAAATAGAGACATGGATAAAACATTAGCCACCTCAAATTAACTTCCTCTAAAGATGCAGAAATATCTCCATGAAAACTTGAAATAATCGCTATGTTAAAGTTTGATTGTACATTCACTACTACCTCAAGAACAATAAGAATAATTCCTTTTGTATATTTCTTATTAAGTAGCTGCCCAAATCCAGGTAAAGCGATAGACCATAGAAGTTTTTCAAACGAATTCTTATTCACATCATTCCCAGGCCACCTTTTTTAAAAAATATGATTGATTTTTATGTCTGATTTCCAGATGAATGCTTAGAAAGTTTTTTCCTGTCCGCTGCTGTATATGGTTCTTCCAACCATCCTTGTTCAATCATTATATTTAATCCATCATTATTATATTTTCCAATAGTAGGAATTAACGCTATATACTCTGCAACTAAATCGTGCCTTAACATTTCCGAAAGGGCAGTACCAATATTTTCTAAAGCCATGTTTCCTGCCAACGAAACATGATACATCAAAAGCTTATCTGAAAAAGGAGATGCTGTTGAATCAGTTATGTGAGTATCCATTAATTTAGGTGATGGTAAATCTTGATTGATTAAGCGATTCGTGTAAATCTTAATTTGTTTACTAGCTAGTTTTGCGCCTTCTTGAAAATATTCTCTTAACTTTTCTGAAGAGGCGACTTGACTAAATCCTATCATCAAAGATTTTCCTAATATGTTCGTAATAATATTATAATGATAATGTTTTATTTCATTAGCAGTAAGCGGTCTATCTCTTCCAGTAAAGATAGAGATAAATGATTTTTTTCCCACAAAGTCCACTTTCTTAGGATACGGAATCGTAGGATGGCTAATATCCACTCCTTTTAAAAACAATAAATGTATACCTTTTTCATAGGTTTCAACTGCATCGTCTATATTGTTTCTGAAATAGTCCATTATGTCCTGTCTTGTCGCATTGGTATAAGCATGACCATATGTAATTACAGCTGCTCCGGCCATTTGAGTAATATAAAAAATCATAAAGATATCACTAAATAAACGTGGTCCATCCTTCCGAACATCCTGCTCCCCAAATCCAACAGGAATAGGAATATTTTCTCGATTGAAGATGTTTTCCATTTGCTTAAGATGTTTTTGAGAAAGTGTAATAGCAAACTCGATATAGTTTTTTACTTCTCCATCTTCAACAACCTGAAGGAAGTGATCAAACACACAACAAAGCATCGATCCTCCCATATAATTAGCAAATAAAGAGAAGCAGAAGATCCGTCCCTCTGCTTCCTTTTATTCATAAACCTCTATTTCAACTGGCAATTTGACTTTATCTTTTGGGAAGGTAGCATACCATACCCATAGGTTATCTCGAAGGAAGAACTTATTGGGTTGTCTATTGCCTTCACTAGTAATTACGATAGTTTTAACGTTATCTTCGGCAAACCCATATATAATGGAGAAATCCTTTTGAACATTATTATCCGCTTGCCAGGTAATGGAATCTCTCTCCTGTTTCTCCTCTTTAAACTCCTGAAAATCCAATATGGGATAAATAAATTTTTTAAAGTCCGTAAATTCATTATTAGTAAGTACAGGAATGATGCCCGAACTACTTTCAGCAAATACTAAATGGGACTGAGCATCAAACAAAAGAATTCTTTTGCAATCGCCAAACTGTGCCGATACTTCTTCACATACACTTTCTTCCAAGGAGGTAGTAGGAATAATGACAGGCTTAGTCGGACTAGGACGTGTGGCAATAAAATAAATTACCACAACTGTTAAAGCAAACGCAGCTATTAAAAGAATGTTTCTCATCTCATGTTTTCTCCCTTCTCCCTTAATTCATTAATGAAAATTTATGCACTATTATGCGAAACTGCAAAAAAAATATCGCATAATCAATACACGACACCTTATTACTACTCCCTCAAATATATAATTTTCTTTTAACAAAAGGAAGCTGACTTCAAGAAGTTGTTTTGTTAACGCCTCCTGAGTCAGCCTCTGATTCTATATCATTTATTCAATAAGGGAGACACAAGAACCGTCCCCTTGCTTTCCTTATTGCATGGAAACCCAAACGCTCTTTACTTCGGTGTAGTTATTTAATGCGTAGGAGCCCATTTCGCGACCAATGCCAGATTGCTTGTAGCCGCCGAATGGGGAAGCTGCGTCAAATGTGTTATAGCAGTTGACCCAAACGGTTCCGGCGCGTAATTTGCTGGCGATATAGTGGGCATTGGCGATATCTCGTGTCCAAACGCCTGCTGCCAATCCGTAATTACTGTTGTTTGCACGATTGATTAACTCATCTAAATCGTCATATGGCATAGCAGAAATAACTGGTCCAAAGATTTCCTCCTTGGCAATCGTCATTTCATCCCGCACATCTGCAAAAACGGTTGGAGAAACGAAGTAACCTTCTTCACGTGGATTGAAACCACCCGCGACAAGTTGTGCTCCTTCGTTTAACCCTCTCTCAATATAGCCAAGAACTCGCTGTTGCTGCTCAACGGAAACAAGTGGTCCAATTTCTGTATCAGCATGGATTCCAGCACCTTGTTTCATCTTTTTCGCTTGTGCAGCCATATCTGCAACAACATTATCAAATTGCTTCTTCTGAATAAACACCCGAGAACCAGCACAGCATACCTGGCCTTGGTTGAACATAACACCGTTAAACGCACCTGGAATAGCTTTTGTTAAATCCGCATCTGGCAAGATAATATTTGGTGATTTTCCGCCAAGCTCAAGTGTTACTCTTTTCAATGTTTTAGAGGCATTTGCCATGATCATTTTTCCAACTTCTGTGGATCCTGTAAAGGCAATTTTATCTACTAAAGGATGATCAACTAATGGTTGACCAGCTGTTTCTCCAAAGCCAGGAACAATGTTCACAACTCCATCTGGGAAACCAGCTTCCTTAATTAATTCGGCTAAATAAAGCGCGGATAATGGCGTTTGCTCAGCAGGCTTCAATACAACCGTGCATCCAGTTGCAAGAGCAGCTCCAAGCTTCCACATTGCCATTAAAAGTGGGAAATTCCAAGGAATGATTTGTCCTACTACCCCTACCGCTTCATGACGCGTATAGTTAAAGTATGGTCCACTAACAGGAATCGTTTGTCCTGTAATTTTTGTACACCAACCAGCATAATAGCGCATATGTTCAATTGCTAATGGAATGTCCGCGTTCGTAGTCTCGCGAATCGGCTTTCCGTTATCTAACGTTTCTAATTGGGCAAGTTCTGCACTGTTTTCCTCCATCAAATCGGCCAGTATGTACATAAGACGACTGCGCTCAGAAGCACTCATTTTTGACCATGGTCCCACATCGAAAGCCTTACGTGCAGCATTCACTGCCAAATCAATATCTTCTGGACCTGCTTCATATACACTTGCTAAAACCTCATCTGTCGCTGGATTATAACTGTCGAACGTTTTTTGTGATTTACTCTCTACAAATTCACCATTAATAAATAACTTTTTCTTACCACTTAGGAACTTTTCAACCTTTTCTTTTAAAACTACAGTCTGTTGGTTCATCGAATTCCTCCTTAAAAAGTAGATAATTTAATGGTCATGCACCAATATAAGAAAACGCTTACAAAAACAATGTTAACACTGTGGAAATAGAGATACAACTAATAAAAGAAGAAATATTTCGGGGAAATTTGACATTGCGACGGCATGTGACAGATAGCGACAGGGGACGCGGAGGCAGAGGGACGGTTCCCTCTTCACTTCTCATATCCTTCATAAATATGGAGGATAATAAAAGTATTTATATAAGCAAAGAAGGAAAAGCCAATAAATAGACAAAAGTATAAAAGAAAGAAAAAGGAATAGACTGATATCCACAAAGTTATAATGGGAATTATAGTAATCATAAGGACAGAAATTGTTTTAATGGGGTGAACTAGCGCTATCTTCCATGTATTAATGATTGAATCCTTTACTGAATTTTCAAATCTTGCAACATAAGGAAAAATAAAGTTAAACAATAGGAAGTAAGCAAAAGAAAATAGACCAAGACTTACCTTAACAAGGAAAAGTAAATTTCCTGTATATTGATTCAGGTAATAGTAATCCATATACAACACAATGCCGACTGCTAATAAAATCAACCATATGATGGTACTCTGTTTAAAGTTTTTTTGAAGGGCAGCGACATATCCCCTAATGATTGATACATCCTCATTTCTAGCCATTTTTATTGTTATCGAATACATAGCTGTTAGTGCCGATCCTATTGTAACAATAGGCAAACAAGAAATGAGAAATAGAGCATTTAATAGTAATAAATCAACTATTTTTGCTAGAAATCGGTAGAAAGGTCCATTCCATTCAAAAATATTATTCACCGCAATTCCTTCCTTTCCTAAGTTTAGAGGTTATCCTTTCTAATAAAACCACAAGAATGAGTTTCACTGGATAACCTCATTCTTTTTCCTTTTAAACAAATCAATCTGGCTATTCTTTCACCGAACCTACTACAATACCAGTAATAAAGTATTTTTGCAGCATTGGGTAGATTAATAGCAATGGAACACAGGAAACAACAATTTTTGCTGCATTAAGATTCTTGTTAGATACTTCTCCTGCATTTGCTAGGTCACTTGAAGTTGCTCCAGCTTTTAGCATTTCCTCAATACTGATTGTCAATGATTGGATATATGTCATTAATGGATAATTAGTTACTTTTGTCATATAGATCAATCCTGAAAAAAAGTCATTCCAGTTTCCGACGATACTAAATAAAGCAACTGTCGCCAAAGCAGGCATTGATATCGGTATATATACTTTAATCAGTACCTGTAATGGGTTCGCGCCATCCATAATTGCTGCTTCCTCTAGTGATTTGGGAACGCCGATAAAAAAATTCATTACAAGGATAATGCTGAAAACTTGAACAGCTCCTGGAAGAACTAGTGCCCAAATCGTATTCAACATATCAAGGTTTTTCACAACCAAATAGGTTGGAATCATTCCGCCATTAAATAGCATCGCGAAGATAAGCAAATTCATATAGATTCCTCTGCCTCTAAACTCTCTTTTGGTTTTCGAAAGAGGATAGGCCATAGTAACAATTAACACCATGTTAATAACCAATGACAATATTACTCTTTGAATCGAAATACCAAAGGAGCGCCAAAACTGACTATCTTCCATAATCATTTTATATGCCTCAAAGGTCGTATTAATTGGTGTTAGACCAACCTTATTACTAGCTACTGCATCGCCTCCGCTAAATGATATCGCTACAATATTCCACAGTGGAAGCAAACAAGTAAGGGCAAGGAAAATGACGATTGCATAAATAGTTAATCTGCCACATCGTGCAGAAAAGCTCTTATTTTCTATCATGCGTTCTTCCCTCCTAGAATAATTTGCGATCAGTATATTTTTTTGCTGCATTATTTGCTGATATAATCAGGATTATTCCAATTACTGATTTAAATAAACCTACTGCTGTACCAAAGCTATACTCCCGACCCATTAATCCTACTCGGTAGACATAAGTGTCCAGTATATCACCTGATTCATATACCATTGGTGAATAAAGATTATACACTTGATCAAATCCAGCATTTAAAACATTAGGCAAACTTAATACTGCCAACAATAGGATAATCGGCAGCATACCGGGAAGGGTAATGTTCCAGATTCGCTTCCACCAATTTGCGCCATCTATGCTTGCTGCCTCATGAAGACCAGGATCAATAGCTGTTAATGCTGCCAAATAAACAATTGAATTATAACCAAACTCTTTCCATACGTCTGTCCCTATCAGCAACGGTTGAAAAAGTTTATTACTTCCAAGAAAATTCAGCTTGTCTATGCCAAAAAAAGCAAGAATTTGATTGATTGTTCCATCTAGGCTGAACATATTAACTACCACAGATGCTAGCACTACCCATGAAAGAAAGTGTGGTAAGTAAACAATTGTTTGAATGGATTTCTTAAGCAGTTTCAATCTAACTTCATTTAATAGGATAGCGAAAACGATCGCCAACAGAGATCCTAAAACGATTTTTCCGATAGCGATAACAATTGTGTTTCTGAAAAGTTTACCGATATCAGGTAAAGAGAACATATACTTGAAATGTTCGAAACCTACAAATTCTGAAGCCCTAATTCCTTTTGCAGGTACATAATCTTGAAATGCCATGATTACCCCAAACATTGGAACAAACGTAAAGATAATCAAAAAAATCATTCCAGGAAGCAACATCGAATGATAAAACATTTCTTCTTTCGTTACTATTTTTTTTGTTTTTTTCCTTTTTGTGCTAGCTAATGGATCCTTACCATTTTCTATTTTCAAATGCGGCTGCTGAAACATTCTAACCCCTCCTTACAATTCAGCTGTTCTAATGATGACTTTCCTTCCTAATAGAAGAATTACATGATTAGAACAGCTTAGAATCTATCTTATTTATTGGCTAACTCTTCTTTTATCTCAGCAGCTATTTCGTCGCCTCCTTGTTTCTTCCAATTAGCTACAAAGGTGTCGAAATAATCTAGTGGCTTATTACCTGTAACAATTTTAATAAAATCTTCCTCTTCTAATTTTAAAAGATTGGCACCCTTTTTCTCCATGGTTGGAGTATTACCGAAAAATACAGGGGTAGTCCAATTGAATTGCTCTTCGTTTGTAAATTTATCGATCATACTCATACCAAGCATTCTCGAATGATATTTTGCCCATTCAGACGTTCCTGCACCTTCTGGATCATTTTGATATGCCATTACACTTTTCGCATCGATTTTTAAACCAGCAGTAGGAATATCATCCATGGAAATTTTCCCTTCCACAGCTTCTTGAATATATTTATATTCGTCTATAATATTTGTGGATTTATAAACTTCAATATTAAATGGTCTTGTAGAACCATCCACTGCCAACTCGCCATATTTATAGATTTCTGGATAATCTTTCTGTAAGTCATCCGCGTTTAAAATTTCATCATAGAATAAGTTTAATATTTTTATTGCTAATTCTGGATGCTCATAATCTTTCCGGACAACAATAAATTGACCTGTTGGGTTATTATGAAATACATTTACTTTACCGTTTTCTCCTTCTATTGCATAAGCAGCAAACTCAGCATTCTTATCCATTCCTCTTACTGTTGATAATCCCCAATCCGGTATATGCCATGGTCCCGTAACTATCCCCGTTTGACCGTTAGTAACAAGTGCCATAATATCATCCCATGTTCTTGTTCCAAACTGAGGATCTATGATACCTTTTTTAAACCAATCTGCCATTACCCCTAATGCTTGTTTCGTTTCTTCGGTTGTAGAACCATTGACAATATTTCCTTTACTATCTTCTAACCACATTCGAGGATGAGCATTAAACACTCCGGCAATGCTAGTCATATTCATGCCGCTACCACCATAATCACCTGCATTTAACCAAGAAGCAAATGGAATACCCACTGGATTCCCCGTGGAACCTGGATCCTTATCAACAAACGCTTTTGCAGTGCTCTCTAACTCGTCTAAAGTAATTTGTCTGTCTCCATCTGTATCCAATTTAATCCCTAATGTATCCATCCAATCTTTCCTAATCCACACTATATTTGGCGCAGAATCTCCAATTGTACCTGGAATAGCCATCAATTTCCCGTCAAATGTAGCATCTTCTAGCGTTCTGTTATCATACGTGCCATAAACCTCTTTAATGAAATCGCTTGCATTTTTATCATACACTTCCGTCAAGTCAGCAATTAGGTCATTTTCCACTAGCTCTTTCAGCTCTTCACGACTATCTACACGCATCATATCTGGCAACTCACCGGATGCGATCGCAAGTGCAACTTGACGATTATAGTCATCGCCTTCTGCTTCGAATTGATCCACTATTTTAGCATCTAGTTTCTCTTCTACTAATCTTGTATATGCATTGTTTTCATAAGTGTCTCCTTCAGGCAATTTAGAATTTGCTGCGGTTACCCGTCCCATCGTAATGATGGTTTTCCCATCTTCTGTCACACTGTCACCGGATGAAGAATTATCCATACATGCTGCTAGTGATAGTGTTAATGAAGTTGCCATTAATCCTAATGCCGCACGCTTACAAAATGTTTTGTATTTCATAAAATGTCCTCCCTTTTTTATATAAGTGATAGCAAATGAAATAAGTTTTTTAAGAAATCTTACATGTTACCAAAATATAGTTAAAGTTTACTTGATTAACAAAGAGATGAATATATTAAATAAACCGTTTTCATGTACTTTTTTCCGGAAGTTTTTCTGTTCATCATTAATAAAAAGGACAATATGTTATAATCAACTAGAATTTTAGTCAGGAGGTATTACTATGTATCGTATATTAATAGCAGATGATGAAAAGGACGAACGTAGCGTTATTCGTTTTCTTCTTGATAAATTTCAATTTCAACTCGATATTATAGAAGCAGCTAATGGAAAAGATGCTATCCACTTATTAGAGAAAGAATCCATTGATATCTTATTTACCGATGTGAAAATGCCTTTTGTCAATGGCATAGATTTAGCTAAAATGGCCAAGTCTATAAATCCTAATATACAACTTATTTTTTTTAGCGGCCATGATGATTTCCATTTTGTCAAAAATGCCTTGTCGCTGCGAGCCGTTGACTATATATTAAAACCAGTTAATCCAAATGAATTAAAACAAACGATATCTTCTGTTATCCAAAACATGGAACAACAAAATCGGGAGCTGAAGCGAGAAAAATCGAATATTGCTTTCCTTAAAAATCATCTCTTATATCGGTTATTGAATGGCACCTCCATAGATGTACTAAAAAATGAATACCCTTTCATAGATATAGATTATTTACATGAATATAGACGAATGATACTGATGCAATTTGATGTACCTTTATTTGATAAATTGCTCAAAGAAGAGACCTCCCTACTTTTTGCACAAATCAAGCAATGTATGGAAGGAATGTCTTTTGACTATCTTCATCTAAATCCCTATCAATTATTACTTCTATTAAAGAAGCCAATAGAGCAAACAGAAATAAGACTGATAGCCAAGAATATTTATCAGCAGATTCACTCCACTTTTGGGATACATGGTTATTTTTCTATTAGTGAAGAAGTGGAAGCACCGGAAAACATTCCAGAACGATTTAAACAAATCGAATATTATTTAGAAGATCGATTTTTCTATAAAGATAACTATCTTTATCCGATTGAATGTGGAAAGTTAGAACAAGAGGAATATCTAGAACAGGATGAAAATTTTCTGCTATCGATACAGAATGCTATTCAATATGTAGATACGTTTAGCTTTCGACTTAGCATAGATACCCTTTTTCAAAAATATCATAGCCAAAAGCAAATATCGCATATTTACGTTCGTTTTTTCTTTTCACGATTGCTTCAGATTTTATGTAATGCATTACCTGAGTACAAAGAAACGATTTTGAATAAAAAAATATCAGCTATTTATACATGCACTCATTTTTCAGAAATAGAACAAATAATAGAAGAAGTAAAAAGGAATGTCTTATCCTTCCTAGAGAAAAAGGAAAAGTCACCTAAACATGTAATTCATATTGTAAAGCAATATATCCATGAACATTATGTCGAAGACTTAAGCCTAAATATTCTTGCTGATAAAGTATACCTATCACCGCGTTATTTAAGTGAAGTATTTATTCAAGAAACTGGTTCTGGGATAAATAAATATATAAAACAGGTTCGAATGGATTCGGCCAAGAATCTACTAATTCATACAAATATGAAAGTCAATGATATTTGCAAGCAAGTGGGATATCAAAATATTTCCTATTTTGTCCGCAGTTTCCGTGAAAGTTTTGGTCTAAGTCCTGAAAAATTCAGACAATCAAATGGAAAGACGAAAGAGAAGACGAACTGATGAATAAGCTATCCCAATGGTTTAAAGATTTAAAATATCGCAGAAAAATATTAGTGATCTGCCTTCTATCCAGTTTATTGCCTGTTACTGCATTAGGAAGCTATTGCTATTTTCAAATTCAAAAACTATTAATCAATCGAGAAAAGGAAGTATTAGAAGAATCCTTACACCAGGCTATTCTAAGTCTTGATTATAAAATCAATTCCTATAATGATGCAATGAATCAAATTGTTTGGAATCAAAATATAAAAAGCGGATTAACCGCTAATTATGACAATAACTTTGATATGTATACTATGTACCGTGATCATCTTAAGCCACTTATTTTCAATGTAAAAAATTCACAAACCGATATCAATCGGATAACAGTTTATAGCAATAACAATACATTATTCCCACATGGGAACTTTCTTCGACCTCTTACAGATGTAGGAAAATCAGAATGGTTTCCGGAAGTAATCAGCAATGCTTCCGCCCATTTAATCGTTTCTTCTGATAAAAGCTCTTTTGAAATGGTCAGCAAAATATTTGATTATAACGGAAACAATATAAATATTGTCTACATGGATATCCATTATCAATCTTTCTTTAATCCGTTATCCAATCTATTTGAAAATTCCTATGGCCTCATTATTTTAGATGAGAAAAAGCAACCTGTTTACATCCATCAAAACTTTAATAAAAAAGGAACATCTCATACACTCTCAGCAGGCGAGTTGTTAAACAAAATCAATAATGGGTCACTTAAAACCGAATATGTGTATAAAAGTGCTAATTTCCAATCAAACGAGTGGTCTGCTTATTTATTTCGACCATTGGATATCGTATCTCAATCTACTTCACCTATTATGACTTGGGTAATTATTGTTATTGTCCTATGTATTTTTACTCTCTATCTTTCTATTTTTTTTCTTTCAAAGGTTGTGGTCCGGCCATTGGAGTTACTTGCAGCCAATATGAAGCAAATTGAAAAAGGAGACTTAACCGTTACTGTAACCCATTCCTCGCGAGACGAAATTGGCGATGTAATTGGACAGTTTGGAGACATGGTTCACAATCTCCAAGAAATGATTGATGAAGTTTATAAAAGCAAAATTGCCCAGCAAGAATATGAAATGAAAGCACTACAAGCACAAATCAACCCGCATTTTTTTTATAATAGCCTTTCTCTAATTAATAGTAAGGCTATCCTTGTGGAGCAAGAAGACATTAGCGAGATGGCACAACTCCTTTCGACGTTTTATCGCACTACCTTAAATAAAGGGAAAAATATGATAACCGTTAAAGATGAACTAGAAAATACGATTTCCTATATGAAAATACAGCAAATGATGCATAGCAATTCCTTTGATCTTTCTATCAATGTGGACGATCAAATACTTGGATATACAATGATTAACTTACTACTTCAGCCACTAGTAGAAAATGCAATTAATCACGGAATAGACCATAAAGAAGATAGAGAGAGAGGAATAGTAACGATTATCGGAAAACAGACAGATAACGATCTCCTATTTACTATTTCGGATAACGGTCCTGGTATGGAACCAGAAATACTAGAAACCATTCTAACTACCAAAACAAAAGGATATGGCGTACAGAATGTTCATCATCGAATTAAGTTGGCCTATGGAGAAGCATATGGTTTATCCTATACTAGCAAGCGAGGAAAGGGGACAACGGTAGAGGTACAAATACCAAAGGTTTTATAGATAGAATGATAGAGGACGGTTTTTTATGGAGGGTATTGTCCTCGTAAAAACCGTCCCTATGTTTCCCTATTTCACAATCGCAACAAATTTTTCTGCTTCGTGGGTGACTGCTTCGTAATCTCCTGTAGTGGCTCCTTTAGTTAAGCTTGAGCCTGTTCCTATGGCGAAGGCGCCATTTTTGATCCATTCGCTCGCGTTTTCTACGGTGACGCCTCCACTTGGCATGAAGTTTCCTTGTGGAAGTGGTCCTTTAAAATCTTTGACAACACTTGGTCCAAAGGCTCCACCTGGGAAGACTTTGATGACGTCTGCGCCAAGTTCTATAGCAGTTAACGCTTCAGTTGGTGACATAACGCCTGGCATAACGGCAACACGATAGCGATGACACATAGTAATTACTTCAGGTGAGAGATTTGGTCCTACTATGAATTTTGCTCCTGCCAAGATAGCTAGGCGTGCTGTTTCAGGATCTAATACCGTACCAGCACCAACTATTACCTCCTCTCCTGCGTATTTGTCAGATAGCTTTTTTATAACATCTAACGCGCCCGGAACCGTCATGGTAAGCTCTAAAAACTTAATTCCACCTTGACGTATTGCCTCACTTACGAGCAATCCTTGTTCTTCATTTTGTGCTCGAATAACTGCTACAACCTTTTCCTCTCTCATTTTTGATAAAATTTCAATTTTATCCATAAAAGATCACCTTTTCGTTTTATTTGAAATTTGCAAGGATATTCTCCACCGCCATTAAGCTCATTTTGTTGACTGCATCGACACTGGAAGCAGCGGCATGTGCTCCTACAATAATATTATCCAGCTCAAGTAATTCTTTCTTTTCAGGTGGTTCTTTTTTGAAAACATCAAGCCCTGCTCCCCAAATTTTCTTGTTTTTTAGGACTTCATAAAGGGCGTCCTCATCAATAAGTTCTCCGCGAGCTGTGTTGACCAACACGGCTGTATCCTTCATTGTGCTGAATTCTTTCTCACTAAACATATTGGTTGTTTCTGGCGTTGCTGGTAAGTGAAGTGTTATAAAGTCGCTTTCTCTAATAAGCTGTTCAAGTTCAACATAGTTTACATTATATTCTTTTGCTAATTGATCATCTTGGTACATATCATAGGCAAGAACAGTCATGTC
Proteins encoded:
- a CDS encoding YesL family protein — protein: MNNIFEWNGPFYRFLAKIVDLLLLNALFLISCLPIVTIGSALTAMYSITIKMARNEDVSIIRGYVAALQKNFKQSTIIWLILLAVGIVLYMDYYYLNQYTGNLLFLVKVSLGLFSFAYFLLFNFIFPYVARFENSVKDSIINTWKIALVHPIKTISVLMITIIPIITLWISVYSFFFLLYFCLFIGFSFFAYINTFIILHIYEGYEK
- a CDS encoding lysozyme inhibitor LprI family protein — protein: MLALVGVILAACGKTTDGTVSSSDNLPSNNDSTQTEESDSSSNEDTATEPNDKEDTSNSLKDEYLVKLNEMDKKDREVPADTSKASTTVELEKEEAERLDRWDEALNEIYSILNEQLSAEEMEQLREEQRDWIKERDQKAKEASLKYEGGTMEGLEYVATQASVTKDRCYELVAKYM
- a CDS encoding DUF3231 family protein → MFCFSLFANYMGGSMLCCVFDHFLQVVEDGEVKNYIEFAITLSQKHLKQMENIFNRENIPIPVGFGEQDVRKDGPRLFSDIFMIFYITQMAGAAVITYGHAYTNATRQDIMDYFRNNIDDAVETYEKGIHLLFLKGVDISHPTIPYPKKVDFVGKKSFISIFTGRDRPLTANEIKHYHYNIITNILGKSLMIGFSQVASSEKLREYFQEGAKLASKQIKIYTNRLINQDLPSPKLMDTHITDSTASPFSDKLLMYHVSLAGNMALENIGTALSEMLRHDLVAEYIALIPTIGKYNNDGLNIMIEQGWLEEPYTAADRKKLSKHSSGNQT
- a CDS encoding ABC transporter permease — protein: MFYHSMLLPGMIFLIIFTFVPMFGVIMAFQDYVPAKGIRASEFVGFEHFKYMFSLPDIGKLFRNTIVIAIGKIVLGSLLAIVFAILLNEVRLKLLKKSIQTIVYLPHFLSWVVLASVVVNMFSLDGTINQILAFFGIDKLNFLGSNKLFQPLLIGTDVWKEFGYNSIVYLAALTAIDPGLHEAASIDGANWWKRIWNITLPGMLPIILLLAVLSLPNVLNAGFDQVYNLYSPMVYESGDILDTYVYRVGLMGREYSFGTAVGLFKSVIGIILIISANNAAKKYTDRKLF
- a CDS encoding carbohydrate ABC transporter permease; amino-acid sequence: MIENKSFSARCGRLTIYAIVIFLALTCLLPLWNIVAISFSGGDAVASNKVGLTPINTTFEAYKMIMEDSQFWRSFGISIQRVILSLVINMVLIVTMAYPLSKTKREFRGRGIYMNLLIFAMLFNGGMIPTYLVVKNLDMLNTIWALVLPGAVQVFSIILVMNFFIGVPKSLEEAAIMDGANPLQVLIKVYIPISMPALATVALFSIVGNWNDFFSGLIYMTKVTNYPLMTYIQSLTISIEEMLKAGATSSDLANAGEVSNKNLNAAKIVVSCVPLLLIYPMLQKYFITGIVVGSVKE
- a CDS encoding aldehyde dehydrogenase family protein, whose amino-acid sequence is MNQQTVVLKEKVEKFLSGKKKLFINGEFVESKSQKTFDSYNPATDEVLASVYEAGPEDIDLAVNAARKAFDVGPWSKMSASERSRLMYILADLMEENSAELAQLETLDNGKPIRETTNADIPLAIEHMRYYAGWCTKITGQTIPVSGPYFNYTRHEAVGVVGQIIPWNFPLLMAMWKLGAALATGCTVVLKPAEQTPLSALYLAELIKEAGFPDGVVNIVPGFGETAGQPLVDHPLVDKIAFTGSTEVGKMIMANASKTLKRVTLELGGKSPNIILPDADLTKAIPGAFNGVMFNQGQVCCAGSRVFIQKKQFDNVVADMAAQAKKMKQGAGIHADTEIGPLVSVEQQQRVLGYIERGLNEGAQLVAGGFNPREEGYFVSPTVFADVRDEMTIAKEEIFGPVISAMPYDDLDELINRANNSNYGLAAGVWTRDIANAHYIASKLRAGTVWVNCYNTFDAASPFGGYKQSGIGREMGSYALNNYTEVKSVWVSMQ